The Alkalihalobacillus sp. TS-13 genomic interval TGGATTTTATGAATGTCCGACTTCAATACATCGAGTTCTTTTTCCAGTAAAAGCTTTCCTTTATGTAAGATCCCGATGTGATCACAAATGTCTTCAATTTCTCTCAAGTTATGAGAAGAAATCAATACTGTCATTTCACGTTCTGCTACGTCTTGTAATATCAGATTCTTCACCTTTTTCCTCATGACTGGATCAAGTCCATCAATCGGTTCATCCAAAATCAACACATCAGGCATTGTAGAGAGCGATATCCAAAACGCCACCTGCCGCTGCATCCCTTTTGAAAACTTATGGATCTTTTTATTTACATCGATCTCAAAGACTTCCTTCATTTGCTGATACCTTTCTTCATTCCAATTCGAATACATGCTCTTATAGAAATTCGCCATTTGCTGGATTGTGTATTGCGAAAAGAAATACAGCGTATCAGGAATGAAAATCATCCTGTCTTTCATTTTCGTATTCTCGAAAACAGGTTCATTATTGATTGTGATACTTCCAGAACTCTCTCTTAATACCCCGGCTAGGATCCTTAGCAGCGTTGTCTTACCTGCTCCATTTGAACCTAACAACCCATAAATGGATCCCTTCTTGACTGTAAAGGAAACGTCTGATAATGCCTCGACGTCATCTAGCTTCTTCGCTACATCATTGACCCGAATCATCTTGTTCCCCTCCCCCTATCGATTTCTCTATTTCTGTAATGTAATTTCGTAGTTCTTCTGCTGTCATACCAAGGTAAAGTGCCTCTGAGACGAGTTCTTTGAATTCTGCCTTTACCTTCGCTAGTTTTTCTGAGTTAACAGCATGTTCAGTCTCACTGACAAAGCTGCCTTTTCCTTTGATCGAATATATATATCCTTGTGATTCTAATTCCCGGTACGCCTTTTGAATCGTGTTCGGATTGATCGTCAATTGTTGGGCAAGCACTCTGACAGACGGAAGCTGTTCATCTGTTTTCATGGCATCATTGATAATAAGTACTTTAAATTTATCGACTAATTGCTCGTAAATTGGTTTACGACTTCGAACATCGAGATCAAACATGGCCACCCTCCCATCTGGACTCGAACTGTATGAACTGTATTAACCGTACTAACTGTATTATTATTATTAGTACAGTTTTTATTATATACGAATATTTCCATAATGAGAAGAAGAAATTTGCAAAATAACCCGAGGAAAGGAAATGAATCTGCTAAGGGATAGAAAAGAAAATTGAACTCAAATACTTGCTCAAGGATCTGTCCATACTATCTGTAGAGTGTGATTAGCTACCTAGGAGGTTTACATATGGAAGCGCATCAAAACAACCATAAAACTTACTGTAACAGTGAATACGATGAATTGAAGAGAGTCATTTTGTGCGAACCACATTATATGACGATCCGCGAGATCATCAATGAAACTCAAAAACAGTTCAAAAACGAGGGAATAAATATCGATCTGGCAGTGGAACAACATAACCACTTCATCAAAATACTCAGGGATAACGGGGCTGAGGTGATCCTGCTTCCTTATCATGAGAAATTCCCTGAACAGGTGTTTACACGAGATATCGGCTTTACTCTAGGTCAAACCGTTTTTATCTCTAAAATGGGGAGTGATGTACGTAAAGGAGAGGTAGGGATTGTAAAACAATGGCTTGATGATGAAGAAATGTCGTATTTCAATCTTTCTGAGGAAAAAATAGAAGGCGGGGATGTGATCATCGACCAGGATACGATTTATATCGGTTTAAGTTATCGTACAGACCAAAAGGCTGTGGATCATCTACAGAGTATTTTAACGACCTGCAAGGTGATGGGAATCCCTTTCAATGAGAAATATTTACATTTAGACTGTGTATTCAATGTCGTTTCTCCTGAAGTCGCATTGGTCTTTCCACCTGCCTTGGATAAAAAAGAACTCGAGCTCTTTTCTTCACGTTATGAATTGATTGAAGTATCAGAAGAAGAACAATTTACACTTGGAACGAACGTTTTATCAATAGGACACAAAAAAATTATCAGCCTGCCGATCAATACAGAAGTTAATGCGCAATTGAGGCAAAAAGGTTTCGAAGTAATCGAAGTCGATATTTCTGAAATTATCAAATCAGGAGGTTCCTTTCGCTGCTGTACGTTGCCGATTCTAAGAGAAAATAGAGCGCAGAAAAAATAAAAAGAGGTTTCTTTGACATTGTACAGGAAAGATAGACACCTTTTTGCTTCGTTAAAAAATTTTAAATGGATGTGTACAGACTTGATCAAACCCAAGACTTTCCGAAAGTGCTTATAACTGTTGTTATTATTTTCAGGGTCTGTAATTTTTGTTGATTTCTACGGAATTTACTCCCTTTCCTCGGGCAAACGAAAAACGGAAGCGACTTGCTTAGTTACGTAGGTCACTGGAAGACTGACGAGAAGGCTCGAACCAAACAAAGACTTGGTTCTGCGTGGGCTCCCTCATAAGGATGGCAATGAATGTGTTGCCGCCGCAGGAAGTTTGAAGTGATCCAAGTGACTGGTCGCTGAGCTGGACATTACTTCCATGCACCAGCTCTTAATCCACGAGCCTCCTCACTTGCACAGGATGTCAACACAAAAATGAAATCATTTTCGTGTCTGCGATGAGAATTCTCAGAAGCTTTCCTTCTGCTTGGCTTCGACGTTCACCACAGGACCACAGACTTTTATTCCATCCTTTTTGCAGTTTTGCGCCGAGTAACCGCAGGCGCAGGACGTGGTGGAATTTAGTCGAAGGCCCTTATTATAGTCGGAGATCCTTTTAAAAACAGTGGCGTCTCGCTTGGCGTGCTTTCCCGCGGGAGTATCGCAAATTTCGTTTAAATCAACAAAGTCGTTTACCAGAGCTAAAAAATAAGGGTAAGCATAATTGTTGTTTAAAAAGTCTGCAAAAAAAAAAACGGGATTACTGAACGGTCCAGTCCCGTTTTATCATAGTGTCAATTATCATTTTTTATTTTGATTTCTTCAGGTAAATCAGATGAAGCTTTTGGAACTTTCCGGGATTCAAAGTTGATGACCTCGGAGGAATAGAGTTTTACGATCATGCTTCCTCCATACCGCTTAGCCCGGATCAATATCGGCTGGTTATATTTATTGAGAAATTGAAAGTCAGCGCCATACCAGCTTACTGTCGCATCCCGACCAGGCGGTACGTATGGGACACGCTTACTATGAGAGTATCGTTCAATGATTTGGAGGCCTGCTCGGTCAACCGCATTGAACAATGTTGATGACACCTGGCAAATCCCTCCTCCAATCCCTTCTGACACTTCCCCTCTTACGATGACAGGGGCTGGCATATATCCTTTTTTCTCAGTTCTCCTGCCGACCACTTTGTTAAAAGAAAACGTCTCACCAGGGAAAATGACTGTATTATCGATTGCTTCTGCGGCAAGAGAAATATTATGCGTACGGTTTTCATTGTTTGAATTGAAATACGTTACATACTGGCCAATCTGCTGTACCCTGATATGAGCAAGCAATTCACTATCCACCTTCGGATAAATATCCATCTCTGGAACTTCTACCTTAGAGGCGCCATGTCCATAGTAATAATCGAAAAACTGGTCCTTGAACATCTGCCGATCTAGCTTATAGCCTACTTGTCCAGGTTTTATATTACCAAAATCATCTAGCCTGGCATTGACAGGAGCCTGATAAACCTGTTGGTCAAGTTCTTTGATGAATTTATTGTATTTTTCAACATCAAGTATACGTGTATCCGGTATTCGTATCGAAAAATTTTCACGCTCAACGGTAGTAATGGTCTCTTCTTGTTGTGTCAACGTCAGGCTTTCAGGCTGTTCACCAAGTTGAGCCACTAACAAAAGAGCAGCCATCCATATATGTATCATAGCAAGCATTACCTCCCGCCATTAGTATGTTCGTGGGAGCACCCTTTCATGTAACGATGATGAAAGAATGTGTCAGTTTCTCGATTCCAGTTTTACAAGCTTGGTTTTTTCCTGAGTAGATGCATCCAAACTGGAGGGAGTTCGTGTGTTTCTAAATGTTCGAACTTTAGGAGTTTAACTTTTTT includes:
- a CDS encoding ABC transporter ATP-binding protein produces the protein MIRVNDVAKKLDDVEALSDVSFTVKKGSIYGLLGSNGAGKTTLLRILAGVLRESSGSITINNEPVFENTKMKDRMIFIPDTLYFFSQYTIQQMANFYKSMYSNWNEERYQQMKEVFEIDVNKKIHKFSKGMQRQVAFWISLSTMPDVLILDEPIDGLDPVMRKKVKNLILQDVAEREMTVLISSHNLREIEDICDHIGILHKGKLLLEKELDVLKSDIHKIQIAFKQEVPNELFEGVELLYKEERGSVMLCIVRGQAGEVTEHFERSNPVVFDLLPLTLEEIFIYEMGDVGYAIKNVLD
- a CDS encoding GntR family transcriptional regulator, which translates into the protein MFDLDVRSRKPIYEQLVDKFKVLIINDAMKTDEQLPSVRVLAQQLTINPNTIQKAYRELESQGYIYSIKGKGSFVSETEHAVNSEKLAKVKAEFKELVSEALYLGMTAEELRNYITEIEKSIGGGEQDDSGQ
- a CDS encoding dimethylarginine dimethylaminohydrolase family protein encodes the protein MEAHQNNHKTYCNSEYDELKRVILCEPHYMTIREIINETQKQFKNEGINIDLAVEQHNHFIKILRDNGAEVILLPYHEKFPEQVFTRDIGFTLGQTVFISKMGSDVRKGEVGIVKQWLDDEEMSYFNLSEEKIEGGDVIIDQDTIYIGLSYRTDQKAVDHLQSILTTCKVMGIPFNEKYLHLDCVFNVVSPEVALVFPPALDKKELELFSSRYELIEVSEEEQFTLGTNVLSIGHKKIISLPINTEVNAQLRQKGFEVIEVDISEIIKSGGSFRCCTLPILRENRAQKK
- a CDS encoding VanW family protein, with amino-acid sequence MIHIWMAALLLVAQLGEQPESLTLTQQEETITTVERENFSIRIPDTRILDVEKYNKFIKELDQQVYQAPVNARLDDFGNIKPGQVGYKLDRQMFKDQFFDYYYGHGASKVEVPEMDIYPKVDSELLAHIRVQQIGQYVTYFNSNNENRTHNISLAAEAIDNTVIFPGETFSFNKVVGRRTEKKGYMPAPVIVRGEVSEGIGGGICQVSSTLFNAVDRAGLQIIERYSHSKRVPYVPPGRDATVSWYGADFQFLNKYNQPILIRAKRYGGSMIVKLYSSEVINFESRKVPKASSDLPEEIKIKNDN